GCATTTAAATCTAATGGAGTATTAAATTAAATATAGCTAATAAAAAGCATCTTCATAATCATCGACTTCATAGCTACTCTTCTTAAGTATGAataagaattcatatatatatccaATATACAAATCGAAATTAAACACCACAAAAAACAAAATAATAACTAAACAATATGTATTCTAAATCTAATTATTAAGAGTTAGCATCAAAAACTAATTTGAAACACAACTAATATAGAAAGCATCTTAGTAGTGTTGTAAAGCCTTATAAGAACACTTGGTACTACCAAATTTCAGAGAGGAAATTTTCAATGGAACCTATATTTTATCACACATAAACTCGAATTTTTGTTCGTAATTATCGGACCACATCGCTCTAGACCTCATCGCAAGTCTCACCTTCACACCAATGTTATAAACACCATTCTTAGTCTCCGACGCATAAACCAACATCTCATTACCATTAATCAACTGTAACACTTGTTCACCACTTAACACCACATTCACATTACTTTTCTCCTTCTTATGACGTAAATAAAACCCGTCAACTGCTGTCGTCCCAAATCGCTGACCTTGATACATTAAGTTGGCGTCAATTTTATAAACATGTATCCCAACTCG
This genomic stretch from Rutidosis leptorrhynchoides isolate AG116_Rl617_1_P2 chromosome 11, CSIRO_AGI_Rlap_v1, whole genome shotgun sequence harbors:
- the LOC139875907 gene encoding NDR1/HIN1-like protein 2, which encodes MFISCLIIYVTYTGIPSDIVPRVQVANVTFRNPYSRVGIHVYKIDANLMYQGQRFGTTAVDGFYLRHKKEKSNVNVVLSGEQVLQLINGNEMLVYASETKNGVYNIGVKVRLAMRSRAMWSDNYEQKFEFMCDKI